From a single Brassica napus cultivar Da-Ae chromosome C9, Da-Ae, whole genome shotgun sequence genomic region:
- the LOC125593017 gene encoding secreted RxLR effector protein 161-like: protein MHDSKKGILPMSHGITFSKTHCPSTHDERERMSRIPYASALGSIMYAMLCTCPDVACALSMTSRYQSDPGESQWTAVKTILKCLRNTKDKFLVYGGSDELVVSGYTDASFQTDKDDFRSQSGFIFCLNGGAVSWKSSNQSTVADSTTEAGYIAASEATM from the coding sequence ATGCATGATTCCAAGAAAGGCATCTTGCCGATGTCCCATGGCATAACTTTCAGTAAGACTCATTGTCCGTCGACACATGATGAGCGAGAGCGCATGAGTAGAATCCCATATGCTTCTGCTCTAGGATCTATCATGTATGCCATGCTTTGTACTTGTCCAGATGTTGCATGTGCTTTGAGCATGACGAGTCGATACCAATCTGATCCAGGTGAAAGTCAATGGACAGCAGTCAAGACTATCCTCAAGTGTTTGAGAAATACTAAGGATAAGTTCTTGGTATATGGAGGAAGTGATGAACTTGTTGTGAGTGGTTACACTGATGCCAGCTTTCAGACGGACAAAGATGATTTCCGATCACAATCTGGTTTCATCTTTTGTCTTAATGGAGGAGCAGTGAGTTGGAAGAGTTCCAACCAAAGCACCGTAGCAGACTCAACAACTGAAGCTGGATACATCGCTGCTTCTGAAGCAACAATGTAA